From the Lactobacillus johnsonii genome, the window TGTTGCCAATTGGCTGCTAAAGTATGTCCTGAATAAAGAGCAGCTAAATGTTCATGTTCATTAAATGTATTATTTTCATGATCATAAACTCTGCCTTGTTCAAATAAAGCTAATTCTTTTTGCTTACGGGCCATATTATAGCTTGCAGCATCAACCAATCCTGTTATTAGGTTTTCTCTCATAGTTGAACGACTTGAGTTTAATGGCCATTGAACTTCAACTACTGGTTTAGGATCTTTAGTAAATGAAATTGCTTTTTCTGGAGAAGTCAACGAGTAAGAAATTGCTTCCATCAATCCTTGACCTTGAACGATATCCTTAATTCTACGCATAGCAGTTTCTTTTGCTGAGTAACCACCATGAGTTTCAGCTAAAAGTGGTTGAGTAGATTTCAAGTTATCATAACCATAAATTCGGCCAACTTCTTCTACTAAATCTGCTGGAATAGAAATATCCCATCTTCTATTAGGAATGGTAACTACTAACTCATCTTCAGAGCCTGCAACAGTAAAACCTAACTGATCAAAGATCTTTTCCATTTCAGCTCTGCTTAACTCAGTTCCCAATACCTTATTAATATAAGATACAGTGGTTTTAACTACTGAAGGATTTCTTTGAGCATCAGTTGCTTTTATTTCACCTTCATTAACTGTACCATCCGCATCATTACGCAATAACAATGCAGCCATATCCAAGGCTTTTTGAGTATTATCCCAGTTAACACCTTTTTCAAATCGACTTGATGCTTCAGTTCTGTTAGCGTGACGCAATGCAGATTTTCTTACACTAGTTCCATCAAAAACGGCAGATTCTAAGATTACATCAGTAGTATCGTCTTCAACTTCTGAGTTCTTACCACCCATGACACCGGCCATCATAACAGGCTTTTGACCGTCAGTAATGATGATATCGTTTGGATCTAATTCCACTTCTTTATCGTTCAATAATGTAAGCTTTTCATTTTTATTTGCTTTTCTAACTTCTAGTTTACCGTCCTTAAAAGTACGAGCATCATAAGCATGCATTGGTTGACCAGTTAAAAGCATTACATAATTAGTAACATCGACCACATTATTAATCGGACGAATTCCTGCATTCCAAAGGCGTCTTTGCATCCACAATGGACTTTCACCAATTTTTACATTAGAAATTTTTCTTAAGTAAAACTTAGGTGCTAGTTTTTCATCAACTTGTACATCTAATTCATTAGTCCAGTCAGGTCCATCTTCCTTAAGCACTACTGGTTCAACTTTAGGTTTTTCATCAACAATTGCACCAACTTCATAAGCGGCACCTTCCATTGATAAAGTATCAGCACGGTTTGGAGTAATATCAAAATCTAAAATATAGTCATCCATGCCAAGTGCTTTGTATACTTCTTCACCTGGTTTTACATCTGCATCTTTAGGGAAAACAAAAATTCCATCTGCATATTTTGCAGGAACTACCTTATCTTCAAAACCAATTTCTTGAAGTCCGCAAATCATGCCGTTTGATTTAATTCCGCGAATTTTACCACGCTTAATTTTTTCATTTCCGGCAATTCTTGCCCCGTGTAAAGCAACAATAACATCTTCACCAGCTGCAACATTAGGAGCACCACAAACAATCTGAATTGGTTCTTCTTCACCAACATCAACTTGGCATTTGTGTAAGTGAGTTCCTTCAATATCCTCACACTCTAAAATGTGTCCAACTACTATTTTTTTTAATCCTTCTGCTGGGTGATCTACAGATGCGATCTCAACACCAGTTCTAGTAATCTTTTCTCCTAAATCTTTAGGATCTTCATCTAAATCAAGAAAATCTTTTAACCAATTATATGAAACAAGCATTAATCTTCCTCCTTACGGAATTGTGCTAAGAAACGTACATCATTAGTATAGAAATCACGAATATCAGAAATGCCGTATTTCAAAATTGCAAAACGATCTAACCCTAAACCAAAGGCAAAACCACCATAGACTGTTGAATCTACACCAGCATTTTCTAAAACATTTGGGTGAACCATACCAGCACCAAGTACTTCGATCCAGCCAGTATACTTACAAATTGGACACCCCTTACCATCACAATTAAAACAAGAAACATCCATTTCAACTGATGGTTCAGTAAATGGGAAGTAAGATGGACGAAGACGAGTCTTGCGATCTTGACCAAAAACGTGCTTGGCAATCATTTCTAGAGTTCCCTTAAGGTCTGACATAGTAACATTTTTATCGATTACTAAGCCTTCCATTTGCTGGAATTGGTGGGAGTGAGTTGCATCATCATCATCTCTACGATATACCTTACCTGGACCAACCATCTTTAATGGACCTTTAGAAAAATCATGCTTTTCTAAAACTCTAGCTTGATCTCCTGACGTTTGCGTTCTAAGTAAGTTTTCCTCATCAATATAGAAAGTTGCTTGCATATCACGAGCAGGGTGATCCTTTGGCAAGTTCATCATTTCAAAGACATAGTGATCAGTTTCAATTTCTGGACCTTGAACTACTTCATAACCCATTCCAATAAAGTAGCTTTCTAAATCATCTAAAATAATATTAATAGGATGCTTTGAACCTAAATGTCCTTCACGACCAGGCAAAGTAACATCAATTTTTTCTTCTTCTAATTTTTTGGCAATTAAAGTTTGTAAGAAGTTATTTTTTGCTTCATCTAACTGCTTTTGAAAGAGATCACAAACTTGATTTACTTCTTGACCCACCTTAGGTCTATTTTCTGGGGCAATATCTTTCATTGAGTGAAGAATTTCAGTTAATTCACCCTTGCGCCCCATTAACTCTACTCTAATCTTATCAAGCATTTTCTGGTTTTCAGCTTGCTTGATTTCATTCAATCCTTCTTCTTTTAACTTATTTATTCTATCGAATAAGTCCATCTCATTTTCCTTTCCAACAAAAAAAGCCCCGTCCCAAAAGGGACGAAGCTTCGCGGTACCACCCTAGTTTGAACTAGCACAAATAAAGTGCGTGTTCACACTCTTTTCGAATAACGGTGAAATACCGGAATTGATTAGATTCTGCTCCTAAGATGAAATTCATGCTTCTAACTTAAGTTTCTTCCACCAGTAAAACTCTCTCTAAAAAGCTATCCACACTACTAATCTTAATCATCGCATTTAATTATAATAGTATCTTAAAACTTTTTACCTAACTTTGCAATTACCTTTAAGCCCATTTATCAGCCCAATTATGGACTTGCTCAAAAACGGGTTGTAAATCGGCACCCTTTTGAGTCAGGGTATAGCTGATAATTCCACTCTTTTTGTCTACAGTACGGTTAACAATTCCGTCTTTTTCTAGTTCTTTTAGTCGTTCAACTAAAACACGATCAGAGCATTTACTAATGCAACGTGCTAAATCCTTAAAACGCATTGCATTAGTATCACACAAAGAGCTAATAATTAAGCCGTTCCATTTTTTACCAATAATTCCAAAAGCATCAATAAAATGCGAACACAGTGAATAATCTTCTGGATCCGGACAGTCAGTCATTTTAGTTTTGCTTTCAATTTCTTGGGACATATGTATTCCTCCTAAAAAATCAAAATAATTTTAAATCATCTATATTAAGATTATAGTGATAACACTTACTAAAAACAAGCTGCAAGCTTATGAAAAATGATAAATCATAATACCCGCTGCTACTGCCGCATTTAATGATTCTGCCTTTCCCTTTATCGGGATATAGATCTTTTTATCCGCTGTTTCAATTACCTCTTTACTTGCCCCATGAGCCTCGTTTCCAATTACGAGCGCTAATTGAGGAACTGGGGCACAATTATTCAAGGACTTAGCAGTTTTATCAAGAATGCTTACATAGACTGGAAGACCATTTTCCTTAAAACTACTAATAGCTTCTAAAATCGGATTTTGGATAATTTGAATATGGAACTGGCTCCCCTGCATACTACGCTGAACTTTTGGATTATATAAATCTACACTTTCTTCAGATAATACTACACCATCAAAACCAGCTGCATCGGCTGTACGAATAATTGTTCCAACATTTCCTGGATCAGTTAAATTATCTAAAACAACCCATTTTCCATATTCAAAACTAAATGATTTTGGTTGATTAATTGGTAGCACCATAAAGATATCTTGACTATTTTTAGTACTACTTAAATGCTGAGCAATTGCATCGGTAATCTGGATGACTTTATTATCTTTTAATTTATAAGTCGTATCTAATTTTTTTAAAGCTTCTGCTGTTCCTAAAACATAAAGATAGTTTTCATGACTCTTTAAAGCTTCTTCAACTAAATGAAAACCTTCAATTAAATAAGTTTGGGTCTTTTTACGATACTTTTTTTGTTCAAGCTTTCTAAGGCTTTTAATTGTGGGATTATTTACTGAGTTAATTTCTATCATAAATTTCTACTTCCTTCTAATCTAATATTTTAAATTACCTCGCCCAAAATTAACATGTTAAAATTTAAGTTAGAATACACAGAAAAGAGCGATAATTATGAAGACAGTTACAATGAGAGTTACAGGCTTAGTACAAGGAGTTGGCTTTAGATGGACAACTCAAATGATTGCCCAAGAATTAGGAATCACCGGTACTGTTAAAAATAATCCAGATGGGTCTGTATCAATTGTAGCTCAAGGGGATGAACTCCCTTTAGAGCATTTTATCAAAAAAATTAAAGCATCTCCTTCAGTTGCTGCCCATGTTGATCATGTAGATTTAAAGATAATTCCCAATACAGAAAAATTTACTCGCTTTAGTGTGGTTTATTGATACTTTAACAAATAACTAGTAAACTTTATTGCAGTAACAATAAAGTAGGAAAGGTTATAGTTAATGAAATCAAAAACTAAATATTTTAGTCTCTTTGCCATGATAACTGTGCTAGCACTTACCTTAACAGGATGTGCTAACAATGGTCATAGCATCTATCAAGCACCCACTAGTGGGCCATATGCTTGGATCTTTAGTCTATTTGGCAAACCAATTCAAAATATCATGTTAGCAGTCGAACATCAAATTGGTGGCTCAAATGGAGCTGGCTGGGCAATTATTATTATTACCTTTGTTGTTCAGCTCATTGTTATGCCACTTCGACTAGCTTCTCAGCGTAAAATGACTACCCAACAAGAAAAAACGCAAAAGCTTCAACCTCAAATGAGATTGATCCAAGAAGCACTTAAGAAGCCTGGGCTAACACAACCACAGCAAATGCAAATTAGCCAACTTCAAATGCGTGTTTATAAAGAAAATAATATGTCAATGATGGGCGGAATGGGCTGCTTACCATTACTTATTCAGCTTCCAATCATGATGGGAATTTATCAAGCTGTAGCTTACTCTAAAGAATTAGCAGCTTCAAGTTTCTTTGGCATTTCTCTTGGACAACGATCCATTATCTTAACAATTATTGCTACGTTGCTGTATGTAGTTCAGGGTTATCTTTCAATGGTTGGAATACCTGAAGAACAAAAGAAAGCAATGCAAATGACTTTAATTCTAAGTCCAGCTATGACTTTCTTTATTAGTATTTCTGCTCCAGGCGCTTTAGCACTTTACTTCTTAGTCGGTGGACTTATTGCTATCTTGCAACAATTAATTACTACTTTTGTTATTATGCCAAAAGTAAAAAGAGATGTTGCAGCTGAATTAAACGAACGTCCACTTAAAGTAGTTGTTACTCAAGAAACAATCGATAACATTCTTAACACTACTTCTTCATCAAACTCCACTCCTGAGGCAAATAAAGATCTTCATCAAGATTTACGTGCACGTAATGCCGGTAAACAAAAGCGTCCAAATGATTCTGACAAAGATTAATAAATAAAAATAGGGAATCCTTAACGGATTCCCTATTTTTTATTTATCTGACTCAGATTTTAATAATGGAAATTCAATCATGAACTTACTGCCTGAGCCAAGTGTTGAACTAACACTGATCTTTCCATGATAACTTTCAACTAGTTTCTGAGCAATAGCTAAGCCTAGACCATTTCCACCCTTTTCACGGGTTCTAGCCTTATCTACACGATAAAAACGATTGAAAATCTTGTCCTGCTCATCAGGAGCAATTCCTTCACCAAAATCTTGAACTAAAATCTTAACTTTATCTTCTTCAGTAGCAGCAGCCACTAAAATTTCTTTTCGATCAGTAGAATATTTAATAGCATTATCAATCAAAATGATTAAAATTTGCTCAAGATGATTACGATAAATCTTAACTATTGTATCAGGTTTTAAGTCTGCATCATCATAAGTAATAGTAAAGTCTTGATGAATCATTCTCATGTCATTAACAGTTCGATTTAATACTTCATTGACATCAGTCGTTTTATCAGGATACTGCAAATCAACCTGCTCAGCCCTAGTTAGATCTAGCATTTCTTGAATCAAATGTTTCATTCTCTTGCTTTCTTGAAGAGAAGCCTGAATTGATTCTTCCAGTACTTGAGGATCATCTTTTCCCCACCGCTCTAATAAATTTAAGTGTCCTTCAATTACAGCTACGGGAGTCCTCAATTCATGAGATACATCTCCTACAAATTGTTTTTGCTGCTGCATATAGGCTTGCATTCTATCAAGCATCTTATTAAAAGATATAGCCAGTTCTCCTAATTCATCATTTCTATGAAGATCGGGTACTCGCCTTTTATCAGTGGGGTCTTTATTAATATCGTGAGAAATTTGAGACATTTTCTTAATTGGTTGTACAACGCTATTAACTATCAAGTAAGACAACCCAATAAAAACTACAATAGCAATAACTGATAGACTAATCATCCAGTGTCGAATAGATTTCAATACTTGATTTTGTTGATCCATGGAATTATCCACAATCAAATACCCAGTTAACCGATGTGTCCTCTCAGAAAAAATCTTCTGATATACCTTCATATGGATTTTCCCTTGCGTCGTTACAACTTTTAATACATGACTTTCAGTTTTACTAAATTGTGGCATCCCTTCATCGGGAACATTCCCATTACTAAAAACAACATCTCCAGCAGGATTATAAATCGTAATACTAGTATCACGATTCGATAAAGTAGCTAATACATCATCATTAAAAACATTACCGCCATTATTAGAAGTAATTGGTGTTTGTCCTTCTAAAATACGATTCGTATTAGGAGAAAGCTGAGGTACAACATTTGAAATTTGTAAACTTGTTGGAATTTCAACGAGTCTTCTTTGAAATGTAGTTGCTACACTCTCTGTCAAATTTCTTTCCTGTGAGATAATTTGTTGCTTAACTAAAGAATAAATTGCAATTGAAAATATAACAAAAGAGACCGTAATTGTCGCTGCAACTAAACTTACCCACTTAAAAGTTAGTGAGGACTTTAGGGTCTCTTTCTTAGATTTATTTTGTTTCTTCACGTGCTTCATCATTTTCATCAGTTCTTACCATATAACCGGTACCACGAACAGTCTTGATGTATGATGGACGGCCCGGTACATCAATCTTATTACGTAAATAACGCACATAGACTTCAACAACATTCGTTTCAATCTTAGATTCAGGTCCCCAAATTTTGTTTAAAAGCTGCTCTCTTGTAACAACATTATTCTTATTTTCAATTAATGTCATTAACAAGTTGTATTCACGTTTAGTTAGATCAACTGTACTATCTCCGCGGTGAACAATTCGATTAGCTGTTTCAATAGTTAAATCATTGAAGTGAACTACCTTTTGAACTCCCATCGTATCGCCCATAGCTCTCTTTTCAATTTGTACTCTTCTTAAAACAGCACGTAAACGAGCTAATAATTCTTCGATTGCAAAAGGTTTAACAATATAATCATCAGCACCGTGGTCTAAACCTGAGACACGGTCAATTACTGAATCTCTTGCAGTCATCATAATAATTGGAGTTGTTTTTTCTTGGCGAACACGACGAGCAATTTCTAATCCATTAAGATCTGGCAACATTAAATCTAATAAAATTGCGTCAAAATCTTCATTTAAAGCTAAATCCAATCCTTTCCGACCGTTTCCTTCAACTTGAGTTTCATATTTTTCATGTCTTAATTCTAGTTCTACAAAACGGGCAAGATTTTTTTCATCTTCAATAATCAGAATTTTACTCATTATTTTCTCCACTACTATTTAATCTGGTTAAAAATTTTATTAATAAATTAATATTAAATTTAAAGATACATTAATGCAAGGGTTTATTACTTGTTTTTTTCATCTTTAAATAAATCCTTAAGCTTAGCAAAAGCAGGATTTTCTTTATTAGATTGCTGTTCTTGATAAGCTTCTTGAGAAACAACCTTCCAGCCCTCTCCTTCAGGAAAGTCTCCTTTAGCTTCTTCTTCAGGAGTCAAGATCACTGATGGTAAGCTTAAAAGCAAGTTATCTTCTACAGCCTTTTGAAGATCAATTGTATCGTCTTTAACAGTTACAATTGTATCTTCTTCATCAAGCTGTTCTTGAGTTGGTTCAACTTCACTATAGTTCTCAGTAAAGTTGAATTTTTGATGCATTTTTACTGGTTTTAAGCTACGAGTTGAAGGTGCCACAACATCTGCTTCGACAGTAAAGTTACCAGTAACAAAAGGTTCATCATAGAAGAGGTCACCGGTAACATGAACATTCTTTGCATCTTCCAGTAATTCTTTACTTCTATCAAAAAACTCTTTACTTAACTCAACGTTCTCATCAACATGAGTTAATGGATTACGACTATTTTTAATTTGCGAATATGAAAACTTTAACATTATTTTACCTCGATTGGTTTACGACCAAAATTTTGATCTTCACCTATAATTTGTTCAAAAAGCCGATCCACTTTTACTTGTAAACCTAAAGTTCCACTTGCAGCATTTTTCTTATCAACTTTTGAAATAATCGGCACTTGAACATCTTTTCTAATTTTCTTAAGATAATTTCTTCCTCGACTACTGTAACCTAACAGTAGGGTTGAAACATCTTGATAAGAATCCTTTATTTCGTTCTCAGTGACATTTAAAAGCGTGTAAAGACATAATCTTCTTAAACGAGCATAAGTATATCGCTTAGACTTAATTTGCCGCAAAAATGAAGTAAAATCTTCTGCAGTATGAATTTCTTCCTTCATTTTGTATTCTAGTCCTTCACTCATTTGATAAATTGACTGCAATTCTTCTAAACTTGCACTTTCAATTCGATACTTCAAAAAGCTAAATAAAAGATTCCAGTTCGGATAAACTTTTTGACTTTCTAAACTTACTAATTCTCCTTTAGGAAGATATTTTTTTAATTCAGATAAGTCATTGGGATGATGCAAACAATAATTTCTAATAGCCGTAGCTGAGGAAACTATTTTATCTTGTAAAAGTGGATCATCGTGTCCACTTCCTACTCTTGTTATAGGATGTAAATGAAGTGGATTCTTTAATTGTTCACTTGCAACTGCATAAGCAACAGCTAACATCATGTTAGGTTGATTTACTTCATGCCCCACTTCTCTAGCAACCATTTCATTATATTGAGTAGCATAAGTTTGAGTGTAGTCTCGAAAGTCCATCCGATTCTTGGGAATTTGATTTATTTTTTGACCCAAATAAGAGAAATTTAAATTCGCATCCTCTACTCCAAAAAATAATTCTGACACTCCCAAATCACTCAACATTTTAATACTACCATTAGCAAAAATATCAGCTGGCTGCACAGCAAAAGAAAATGGTAGTTCGAATACCAAATCGGCTCCAGAAGCTAAAGCTGCCTTTGCTCTTTGCCACTTATCCATAATCGCCATTTGTCCACGTTGAACATAATTACCTGACATTACAACAATTATTGGATCATTTTTAGCTGCTAAGCGGGCTTGATTCATTAAAAACTCATGGCCACTATGAAAAGGATTATATTCGGCTCCAATGCCAATTACACTCATACTCTTACCTTTAGTCTAAGTTTAATTCTAGTTTCTTACCATTGCTCCAAAGCTTTTCTAAGCCATAAAAGTCTCGGGCATCTTCAGTAAATACATTTACAACTACATCTCCCATATCTACCAAGAGCCAGTTAGAATCACGCGTTCCTTCAATACGGTAGTCTTCTTTTCCATGTTCATGGATCTTATCAATAATACTGTTAACGATGGCATGAAGTTGACGGTTTGAGCCAGCTGTTGTTACAACGTAGTAATCCGCTAAAATACTAATTCCTTGCATATCATATGCTTCAGTATCTTCACCATGTCTTTCATCGATTGCTTCTACAGTTAAATCTAATAATTTCTTACTATCCAATTTTATTTTTCCTTTCAAAATTCTAATCCTTTACTGCCCATTTATTGTAAGCAGCAAATGTCTTAGGATAAATCTTTTTTATATTAGTTATTAAAAAATCAAGTGTGTGGGCTAATTCAAAGCCTACCCCATCATCTAAGTTAGCAAAAGCTACTTTTCTTGCTTCTTCTACGCCAGGAAAGTCACGA encodes:
- the pheT gene encoding phenylalanine--tRNA ligase subunit beta, encoding MLVSYNWLKDFLDLDEDPKDLGEKITRTGVEIASVDHPAEGLKKIVVGHILECEDIEGTHLHKCQVDVGEEEPIQIVCGAPNVAAGEDVIVALHGARIAGNEKIKRGKIRGIKSNGMICGLQEIGFEDKVVPAKYADGIFVFPKDADVKPGEEVYKALGMDDYILDFDITPNRADTLSMEGAAYEVGAIVDEKPKVEPVVLKEDGPDWTNELDVQVDEKLAPKFYLRKISNVKIGESPLWMQRRLWNAGIRPINNVVDVTNYVMLLTGQPMHAYDARTFKDGKLEVRKANKNEKLTLLNDKEVELDPNDIIITDGQKPVMMAGVMGGKNSEVEDDTTDVILESAVFDGTSVRKSALRHANRTEASSRFEKGVNWDNTQKALDMAALLLRNDADGTVNEGEIKATDAQRNPSVVKTTVSYINKVLGTELSRAEMEKIFDQLGFTVAGSEDELVVTIPNRRWDISIPADLVEEVGRIYGYDNLKSTQPLLAETHGGYSAKETAMRRIKDIVQGQGLMEAISYSLTSPEKAISFTKDPKPVVEVQWPLNSSRSTMRENLITGLVDAASYNMARKQKELALFEQGRVYDHENNTFNEHEHLAALYSGHTLAANWQHLDQKIDFYFVKGQLTNLFRAIGIKDEDVEYRAELVQGMHPTRTAGIYINDQYIGLIGMLAHAVTTLDKALRGSEIYVYEIDLDTIVSMLHKGMKAKAAPKFPAIERDLSLLVPNDVTNAQIEAQIKLNGGKYLYDIRVIDVYAGSQIESGHKSISYSLTFLNEKDTLTDEVVATAMEKIEADLKESLKIKVR
- the pheS gene encoding phenylalanine--tRNA ligase subunit alpha gives rise to the protein MDLFDRINKLKEEGLNEIKQAENQKMLDKIRVELMGRKGELTEILHSMKDIAPENRPKVGQEVNQVCDLFQKQLDEAKNNFLQTLIAKKLEEEKIDVTLPGREGHLGSKHPINIILDDLESYFIGMGYEVVQGPEIETDHYVFEMMNLPKDHPARDMQATFYIDEENLLRTQTSGDQARVLEKHDFSKGPLKMVGPGKVYRRDDDDATHSHQFQQMEGLVIDKNVTMSDLKGTLEMIAKHVFGQDRKTRLRPSYFPFTEPSVEMDVSCFNCDGKGCPICKYTGWIEVLGAGMVHPNVLENAGVDSTVYGGFAFGLGLDRFAILKYGISDIRDFYTNDVRFLAQFRKEED
- a CDS encoding winged helix-turn-helix transcriptional regulator, yielding MSQEIESKTKMTDCPDPEDYSLCSHFIDAFGIIGKKWNGLIISSLCDTNAMRFKDLARCISKCSDRVLVERLKELEKDGIVNRTVDKKSGIISYTLTQKGADLQPVFEQVHNWADKWA
- a CDS encoding TrmH family RNA methyltransferase codes for the protein MIEINSVNNPTIKSLRKLEQKKYRKKTQTYLIEGFHLVEEALKSHENYLYVLGTAEALKKLDTTYKLKDNKVIQITDAIAQHLSSTKNSQDIFMVLPINQPKSFSFEYGKWVVLDNLTDPGNVGTIIRTADAAGFDGVVLSEESVDLYNPKVQRSMQGSQFHIQIIQNPILEAISSFKENGLPVYVSILDKTAKSLNNCAPVPQLALVIGNEAHGASKEVIETADKKIYIPIKGKAESLNAAVAAGIMIYHFS
- a CDS encoding acylphosphatase; the encoded protein is MKTVTMRVTGLVQGVGFRWTTQMIAQELGITGTVKNNPDGSVSIVAQGDELPLEHFIKKIKASPSVAAHVDHVDLKIIPNTEKFTRFSVVY
- the yidC gene encoding membrane protein insertase YidC, with protein sequence MKSKTKYFSLFAMITVLALTLTGCANNGHSIYQAPTSGPYAWIFSLFGKPIQNIMLAVEHQIGGSNGAGWAIIIITFVVQLIVMPLRLASQRKMTTQQEKTQKLQPQMRLIQEALKKPGLTQPQQMQISQLQMRVYKENNMSMMGGMGCLPLLIQLPIMMGIYQAVAYSKELAASSFFGISLGQRSIILTIIATLLYVVQGYLSMVGIPEEQKKAMQMTLILSPAMTFFISISAPGALALYFLVGGLIAILQQLITTFVIMPKVKRDVAAELNERPLKVVVTQETIDNILNTTSSSNSTPEANKDLHQDLRARNAGKQKRPNDSDKD
- a CDS encoding HAMP domain-containing sensor histidine kinase — translated: MKMMKHVKKQNKSKKETLKSSLTFKWVSLVAATITVSFVIFSIAIYSLVKQQIISQERNLTESVATTFQRRLVEIPTSLQISNVVPQLSPNTNRILEGQTPITSNNGGNVFNDDVLATLSNRDTSITIYNPAGDVVFSNGNVPDEGMPQFSKTESHVLKVVTTQGKIHMKVYQKIFSERTHRLTGYLIVDNSMDQQNQVLKSIRHWMISLSVIAIVVFIGLSYLIVNSVVQPIKKMSQISHDINKDPTDKRRVPDLHRNDELGELAISFNKMLDRMQAYMQQQKQFVGDVSHELRTPVAVIEGHLNLLERWGKDDPQVLEESIQASLQESKRMKHLIQEMLDLTRAEQVDLQYPDKTTDVNEVLNRTVNDMRMIHQDFTITYDDADLKPDTIVKIYRNHLEQILIILIDNAIKYSTDRKEILVAAATEEDKVKILVQDFGEGIAPDEQDKIFNRFYRVDKARTREKGGNGLGLAIAQKLVESYHGKISVSSTLGSGSKFMIEFPLLKSESDK
- a CDS encoding response regulator transcription factor, translating into MSKILIIEDEKNLARFVELELRHEKYETQVEGNGRKGLDLALNEDFDAILLDLMLPDLNGLEIARRVRQEKTTPIIMMTARDSVIDRVSGLDHGADDYIVKPFAIEELLARLRAVLRRVQIEKRAMGDTMGVQKVVHFNDLTIETANRIVHRGDSTVDLTKREYNLLMTLIENKNNVVTREQLLNKIWGPESKIETNVVEVYVRYLRNKIDVPGRPSYIKTVRGTGYMVRTDENDEAREETK
- a CDS encoding DUF177 domain-containing protein; amino-acid sequence: MLKFSYSQIKNSRNPLTHVDENVELSKEFFDRSKELLEDAKNVHVTGDLFYDEPFVTGNFTVEADVVAPSTRSLKPVKMHQKFNFTENYSEVEPTQEQLDEEDTIVTVKDDTIDLQKAVEDNLLLSLPSVILTPEEEAKGDFPEGEGWKVVSQEAYQEQQSNKENPAFAKLKDLFKDEKNK
- a CDS encoding nucleotidyltransferase codes for the protein MSVIGIGAEYNPFHSGHEFLMNQARLAAKNDPIIVVMSGNYVQRGQMAIMDKWQRAKAALASGADLVFELPFSFAVQPADIFANGSIKMLSDLGVSELFFGVEDANLNFSYLGQKINQIPKNRMDFRDYTQTYATQYNEMVAREVGHEVNQPNMMLAVAYAVASEQLKNPLHLHPITRVGSGHDDPLLQDKIVSSATAIRNYCLHHPNDLSELKKYLPKGELVSLESQKVYPNWNLLFSFLKYRIESASLEELQSIYQMSEGLEYKMKEEIHTAEDFTSFLRQIKSKRYTYARLRRLCLYTLLNVTENEIKDSYQDVSTLLLGYSSRGRNYLKKIRKDVQVPIISKVDKKNAASGTLGLQVKVDRLFEQIIGEDQNFGRKPIEVK
- the rsfS gene encoding ribosome silencing factor → MDSKKLLDLTVEAIDERHGEDTEAYDMQGISILADYYVVTTAGSNRQLHAIVNSIIDKIHEHGKEDYRIEGTRDSNWLLVDMGDVVVNVFTEDARDFYGLEKLWSNGKKLELNLD